From the genome of Salmonella enterica subsp. houtenae serovar Houten:
ATAATGACCACCAGAACTGCAATCAGCACACTGATCAGTACCCACATCGCCTGGTTGTAGGAACTGTTGTTATCCTCAACAGCAATATCGTACAGACGATCATTTTGCTGCATATAGGCCATGTACTGCTTCTCAAAAGCGTCCTGATAGCTTTGAGTCGGTTGATCGAAAAACGCGTTGATCTTACCCGCGCCAAGAAGCTGAATAAGCTCCGCCAGTGCGCCATGGTAGATGTCATAGGTTCGTTTGATCTCAAGGAAAGCCGCCTCACTCTGACGTGGATCGCGCGGTAACGACTCATACTGCGCCCAGTTTTTTTCCGTCAGCTTCAGCGCATTGGTCGCCCCCTGCATCAGTTCAGCGACAGTGGCGCCGCTGCCAATATTGCTCTGGTCCATCATCCAGCGAATACCCGCGCGGTTCAGGGTATTACGCGTTTGCAACAGCTCCACCCAGGTGGCATTCAGGGCAGACTGCTGCTGACGAATGGTTTGCAATACGGTGAAGTTTTCTTTGTCATTCTTCAGCGAGTTGAAGAACAGCCCGCCGGATGTCAGTTGTAAAAGGCCAAATAGCGCCAATACCAGCAGTAAGCTGGTAACAATTTTAATTCGCTTTAACATGTTTTCTCTTTCCGCTAGACAGATACAGAATTTTCGGCCTGGAAAGGGAAAACTTTATGGGACTCACGCCATTAATATCACTATTAGCTCAGTTGAGCGGTTATTACGTGTGGAGCAAAAAGGATCGTCCCATTTTATATCGTGATCTCAATCACATAAAACCGCCCACGCGCCCTTCGCGAAACCGCTTACCGGTACGTCCGACCGCTTAAACCGCCATATAACCACTTACTGATTTACCGAACTTTACGCACGCGATGATCTGGCAAGATCCCTTCAGCATAGCAGTCAATTTACCTCCTCAAACACGAACTCAATGTCCACCCAGCTTCGGCTGATAATTAAACTTACAACCAGGTTTTACTATGGATACGAAAAAGATATTCAAGCACATACCCTGGGTGATTCTCGGAATCATCGGGGCTTTCTGCCTCTCGGTCGTCGCCCTACGTCGGGGTGAACACGTCAGCGCTCTGTGGATCGTGGTCGCTTCCGTATCGGTGTATCTGGTGGCTTACCGCTACTACAGCCTGTACATTGCCCAGAAGGTCATGAAACTCGACCCTACACGCGCGACACCGGCGGTCATCAATAACGACGGCCTGAACTACGTGCCGACGAACCGCTACGTGCTGTTTGGTCACCACTTCGCCGCCATCGCCGGCGCCGGTCCGCTGGTCGGGCCGGTATTGGCCGCGCAGATGGGCTACCTGCCGGGGACTCTGTGGCTGCTGGCGGGCGTGGTGCTCGCGGGCGCAGTGCAGGACTTCATGGTGCTGTTTATCTCTTCTCGCCGTAACGGGGCATCTCTTGGTGAGATGATCAAAGAAGAGATGGGTACCGTTCCAGGCACCATCGCGCTGTTCGGCTGCTTCTTAATCATGATCATCATTCTGGCGGTACTGGCGCTGATCGTGGTGAAAGCGCTGGCTGAAAGCCCATGGGGCGTCTTCACCGTTTGCTCAACCGTACCGATCGCGCTGTTTATGGGCATCTACATGCGCTTTATCCGTCCGGGACGCGTGGGTGAAGTGTCGGTCATCGGTATCGTATTGCTGGTGGCGTCTATCTACTTCGGCGGCGTCATTGCCCACGACCCGTACTGGGGTCCGGCGCTGACCTTTAAAGACACCACCATTACTTTCGCGCTGATCGGTTACGCATTTGTTTCCGCGCTGCTGCCAGTATGGCTGATCCTCGCCCCGCGCGACTATCTCGCCACCTTCCTGAAAATCGGCGTGATTGTCGGTCTGGCGCTGGGGATTGTGATCCTCAACCCGGAACTGAAAATGCCGGCGCTGACGCAGTATGTCGACGGTACCGGCCCGCTGTGGAAAGGCGCGCTGTTCCCATTTCTGTTCATCACCATCGCCTGTGGCGCCGTCTCTGGCTTCCACGCGCTGATCGCTTCCGGCACCACGCCGAAACTGCTGGCCTGTGAGACCGATGCGCGTTTTATCGGCTACGGCGCAATGCTGATGGAGTCCTTTGTTGCGGTGATGGCGCTGGTGGCGGCTTCGATCATTGAACCGGGTCTCTACTTCGCGATGAACACCCCGCCGGCAGGTCTGGGCATTACCATGCCAAACCTGCACGAGATGGGCGGCGAGAACGCGCCGCTGATTATGGCGCAGTTGAAAGACGTTACCGCACATGCGGCGGCCACCGTCAGCTCCTGGGGCTTTGTGATTTCCCCGGAACAGATCCTACAAACTGCAAAAGATATCGGTGAACCGTCAGTACTGAACCGCGCAGGCGGCGCGCCAACGCTGGCAGTAGGTATCGCGCACGTGTTCCATAAAGTCATGCCGATGGCCGACATGGGCTTCTGGTATCACTTCGGTATTCTGTTCGAAGCGCTGTTTATCCTGACCGCACTGGATGCGGGTACCCGTTCCGGCCGCTTTATGCTGCAGGATTTGCTGGGTAACTTCGTCCCGTTCCTGAAAAAAACCGATTCTCTGGTCGCGGGTATCATCGGTACCGCGGGCTGCGTCGGTCTGTGGGGCTATCTGCTGTATCAGGGCGTGGTCGACCCGCTGGGCGGCGTGAAGAGCCTGTGGCCGCTGTTCGGCATCTCTAACCAGATGCTGGCTGCCGTGGCGCTGGTGCTCAGCACCGTGGTACTGATCAAAATGCAGCGCACCAAATACATCTGGGTGACGGTGATCCCGGCGGTCTGGCTGCTGATCTGCACCACCTGGGCGCTGGGCCTGAAACTGTTCAGCGCCAACCCGCAGATGGAAGGTTTCTTCTACATGGCAAAGCTGTATAAAGAGAAGATTGCCAACGGCGGCGAGCTTACCGCGCAGCAGATTGCCAACATGAACCATATCGTGGTGAACAACTACACTAACGCTGGTTTGAGTATTCTGTTCCTGGTGGTGGTGTACAGTATTATCTTCTACGGTTTCACCACCTGGATGAAGGTACGCACCAGCGATAAACGTACCGACAAAGAAACCCCGTATGTACCCGTGCCGGAAGGCGGCGTGAAGACCTCTTCACACCACTAACCTGAAGCCGGGTGGCGCACGCTTACCCGGCCTGGATCACTTAGTGCCGCAGGCGTAATTGGCGCAGTCAGTTTGACCGCGGACAGCGCGTAGCAACCGGAGCGTACACGCAGTACGTGAGGATGATTCGCTTCGCTCCCCTTCGGGCCGCCCTGAAGGGCGTTCAAAACGCCGTCGCGTTTTGTGCGAGCACTGCCCGCGGTCAAAATAGCAAGTGAAATAGCCTGCATCTACGAGCTCAACATATATCCAGGGTGTTTCATGTTTGATACTTTAGGTCAGGCAAAAAATATCTCGGCCAGGCGGCAAAGATGCTGATTGGCATTCCGGACTACGACAATTACGTCGAGCACATGAAGACCAACCATCCCGATAAGCCGTACATGACCTACGAAGAATTCTTCCGCGAGCGCCAGGAAGCCCGCTACGGTAGCGGCGGAAGCAGTTGCTGTTAGAAGGAGAAGTGAATGACCCCGATTGCAGTTACCCTACTCACCGGTTTTCTTGGCGCGGGTAAAACCACCCTGCTGCGCCATATTCTCAACGAGCAGCACGGTTACAAGATTGCCGTTATCGAAAACGAATTCGGCGAAGTCTCGGTGGACGACCAGCTGATTGGCGATCGCGCAACACAGATCAAAACCCTGACCAACGGCTGTATTTGCTGTACCCGCTCCAGTGAGCTGGAAGACGCCTTGTTAGACCTGCTCGACAACCTCGACAAAGGCACCATCCATTTTGACCGTCTGGTGATCGAGTGCACCGGCATGGCCGACCCCGGCCCGATCATCCAGACCTTTTTCTCCCATGAAGTGATTTGCGAACGCTACCTGCTGGACGGCGTGATTGCGCTGGTTGACGCGGTACATGCCGACGAGCAGATGAACCAGTTCACCATCGCGCAGTCGCAGGTGGGCTACGCTGACCGCATCCTGCTGACCAAAACCGATGTTGCAGGTGAAAGCGAAAAGCTGCGTGAGCGCCTGGCGCGCATCAACGCCCGCGCCCCGGTGTATACCGTCACGCATGGCGATATCGACCTCTCCCTGCTGTTCGACACCAACGGTTTTATGTTGGAAGAGAATGTGGTCAGCGCCAAACCGCGCTTCCACTTTATCGCCGACAAGCAGAACGATATCTCCTCGATCGTCGTTGAGCTGGATTATCCGGTGAACATCAGCGACGTGTCGCGGGTAATGGAAAACCTGCTGCTGGAAGCCGCCGAGAAACTGCTGCGCTACAAAGGGATGCTGTGGATTGAAGGCGAACCCAACCGCTTGCTGTTTCAGGGCGTGCAGCGCCTGTACAGCGCCGACTGGGACAGACCGTGGGGCGACGAGCAACCGCACAGCACGCTGGTATTTATCGGGATTCAGTTGCCGGAGGAAGAAATAAGAGCGGCGTTTGCCGCACTGAAGAACTGATCCGCTATCCCCCTCACCCAACGGATAAGGGGGAGAATCAAGCTAATGACTCGTCTCTCATTTACCACATCCATACGCTATATCGGCAATCCAGAACAGGAGATTTTGATTACGTCATGTTTACTGTATGATGCCCGTGGATAAAACCACTTATATATTGAGGGATTAATAATGGCTACTTACCATCTCAGCACCCGTATTCAATCGAATGTTCCCGCGGATTCCTTACTATATGATCTGTGCATTTACCGCATGGACTCCGACAGAAATAAATATATCCTGGTAGATGTAAAAAAACAGTCACTCCGGGATAATTATGAAACACAGAGTCATATGACTGAAAATATAAATGATCCTGTCACCACCATTTATATTATGGAAGTCAAAGTTTACCGAAAAACCATGTTGTCTTCGCACGATGTAATGTTAATACCCTTCTCTAAAATGTACACACTCGAGGAATTTGCGTCAGGAAAATCCTGGTCTTCGATAAAGCGTGAAAACCCCAGTTATTTTGAGTCAGAAGGTACGACAAATCCTGAAAGCCATGGTAAGGAAATTATAACTATCAAAATATCGCAACCAGAACGTCCATTTATAGCAAAGAAATATCCTATCGGGACACCGCAAGATCCATTTGAGAAAAATAATACTCAAATTGATATTCAAGAGCGATTTTATCACAGGTCTTATCCCAATCAAAACAGTGCCAGTGTGTGCGGTCCTGCTGCATTTTTTTACTGCCTGCAAATGGATCGCCCTGATATATATGCGCAGGCGGCACGAGATTTGTGGCAGTACGGAAAAACAAAAATCGGTGCGCTTGAAATCGCTCCTGGTGAGGGATGTCGTCATCCTGAGGGGACTTTTTATAACGCTTATGGACCAAAAATTACGGGTCTTGACTGGATGACACTGGCAGGGTTAAGAGATTCAGAGAATGCGATATTCAGCTTTGATACTCTGGATGCCCCTATGGCGGGAATTACGATGTGGCAAACGCTGGCAGAATGGTTTGAAAAAGCTGGTTATGCAAAGGTATTCAGTAATGTCGGTATTACTCAAGCAGGCATTCAGGGAATTGATGATTTAAATAAATATGCCATGCAAGGATATAAAGTTATCACACTTATTAATGACAGTTTGTTAAGAGATAGTGCTGCCGAACATACTACATATCCAACTCACTGGATTGTCTGGAATGGT
Proteins encoded in this window:
- a CDS encoding DNA metabolism protein, with translation MQAISLAILTAGSARTKRDGVLNALQGGPKGSEANHPHVLRVRSGCYALSAVKLTAPITPAALSDPGRVSVRHPASG
- the cstA2 gene encoding carbon starvation protein, with product MDTKKIFKHIPWVILGIIGAFCLSVVALRRGEHVSALWIVVASVSVYLVAYRYYSLYIAQKVMKLDPTRATPAVINNDGLNYVPTNRYVLFGHHFAAIAGAGPLVGPVLAAQMGYLPGTLWLLAGVVLAGAVQDFMVLFISSRRNGASLGEMIKEEMGTVPGTIALFGCFLIMIIILAVLALIVVKALAESPWGVFTVCSTVPIALFMGIYMRFIRPGRVGEVSVIGIVLLVASIYFGGVIAHDPYWGPALTFKDTTITFALIGYAFVSALLPVWLILAPRDYLATFLKIGVIVGLALGIVILNPELKMPALTQYVDGTGPLWKGALFPFLFITIACGAVSGFHALIASGTTPKLLACETDARFIGYGAMLMESFVAVMALVAASIIEPGLYFAMNTPPAGLGITMPNLHEMGGENAPLIMAQLKDVTAHAAATVSSWGFVISPEQILQTAKDIGEPSVLNRAGGAPTLAVGIAHVFHKVMPMADMGFWYHFGILFEALFILTALDAGTRSGRFMLQDLLGNFVPFLKKTDSLVAGIIGTAGCVGLWGYLLYQGVVDPLGGVKSLWPLFGISNQMLAAVALVLSTVVLIKMQRTKYIWVTVIPAVWLLICTTWALGLKLFSANPQMEGFFYMAKLYKEKIANGGELTAQQIANMNHIVVNNYTNAGLSILFLVVVYSIIFYGFTTWMKVRTSDKRTDKETPYVPVPEGGVKTSSHH
- the yjiA gene encoding Putative GTPases (G3E family), with the protein product MTPIAVTLLTGFLGAGKTTLLRHILNEQHGYKIAVIENEFGEVSVDDQLIGDRATQIKTLTNGCICCTRSSELEDALLDLLDNLDKGTIHFDRLVIECTGMADPGPIIQTFFSHEVICERYLLDGVIALVDAVHADEQMNQFTIAQSQVGYADRILLTKTDVAGESEKLRERLARINARAPVYTVTHGDIDLSLLFDTNGFMLEENVVSAKPRFHFIADKQNDISSIVVELDYPVNISDVSRVMENLLLEAAEKLLRYKGMLWIEGEPNRLLFQGVQRLYSADWDRPWGDEQPHSTLVFIGIQLPEEEIRAAFAALKN
- a CDS encoding putative small protein yjiX, which gives rise to MLIGIPDYDNYVEHMKTNHPDKPYMTYEEFFRERQEARYGSGGSSCC